In a single window of the Aquipuribacter sp. SD81 genome:
- a CDS encoding glycerate kinase — protein GAGAAGGAGAALLALGAVRQPGASVVAAAAGLAGAVATADLVLTGEGAFDWDSLRGRVVGAVCDSAARLGVPVVVVAGQVLVGRRELAAVGVEAAYPVAATARDLPGVLADPAGTLAARTERVARTWHR, from the coding sequence GGGTGCGGGGGCCGCCGGCGGGGCGGGCGCCGCGCTGCTCGCGCTGGGGGCGGTGCGGCAGCCGGGCGCGTCCGTCGTCGCCGCCGCCGCGGGCCTCGCCGGCGCGGTGGCGACGGCCGACCTCGTGCTCACGGGGGAGGGTGCCTTCGACTGGGACAGCCTGCGCGGGCGGGTCGTCGGCGCGGTGTGCGACAGCGCCGCCCGGCTCGGCGTGCCGGTGGTCGTCGTCGCCGGGCAGGTGCTCGTCGGGCGCCGCGAGCTCGCGGCCGTCGGCGTCGAGGCGGCCTACCCCGTCGCGGCGACGGCCCGCGACCTGCCCGGCGTGCTCGCCGACCCGGCGGGGACGCTGGCGGCCCGCACCGAGCGGGTCGCGCGCACCTGGCACCGCTGA
- the erpA gene encoding iron-sulfur cluster insertion protein ErpA, producing MTDTTASTSTSTHEVTLTTVAAEKVKALLAQEGRDDLRLRLAVQPGGCSGLIYQLYFDDRQMDGDAVRDFDGVELVVDRMSVPYLAGATIDFADTIEKQGFQIDNPNAQGSCACGDSFH from the coding sequence ATGACCGACACGACCGCCTCGACCAGCACGAGCACCCACGAGGTCACCCTCACGACGGTGGCCGCCGAGAAGGTCAAGGCGCTGCTCGCCCAGGAGGGCCGCGACGACCTGCGGCTGCGCCTGGCCGTCCAGCCCGGCGGCTGCTCCGGCCTCATCTACCAGCTGTACTTCGACGACCGCCAGATGGACGGCGACGCCGTCCGCGACTTCGACGGCGTCGAGCTCGTCGTCGACCGCATGTCGGTGCCCTACCTCGCCGGCGCGACGATCGACTTCGCCGACACCATCGAGAAGCAGGGCTTCCAGATCGACAACCCGAACGCGCAGGGCTCCTGCGCGTGCGGCGACTCGTTCCACTGA